One Microcoleus sp. AS-A8 DNA window includes the following coding sequences:
- a CDS encoding NUDIX domain-containing protein, producing MGLFVQSGTVLMIHKMTGPEPDCWDLPGGGLQPGEPIVQALKREIREETGLRDVRVGNLLTLVEGFFANWRGKLLHSLIIIYECAVEGECVVYPTGDREVGTKGVLWLPVTELTRDTCSTRSWKALQDIGLVAT from the coding sequence ATGGGTTTATTTGTCCAATCTGGCACTGTACTAATGATTCACAAAATGACAGGGCCAGAACCCGACTGCTGGGACTTACCTGGTGGTGGACTCCAACCCGGTGAACCCATAGTTCAAGCTTTAAAACGAGAAATCCGGGAAGAGACGGGTTTAAGGGACGTTAGAGTCGGAAATCTCTTAACCCTTGTGGAAGGCTTTTTTGCCAATTGGCGAGGAAAGCTGTTACATTCTTTGATCATCATCTACGAATGCGCTGTTGAGGGCGAATGTGTGGTTTACCCAACTGGGGATCGCGAAGTGGGAACGAAGGGAGTCCTGTGGTTACCCGTTACTGAGTTAACTCGTGATACCTGCTCAACTCGTAGCTGGAAAGCTTTGCAAGATATTGGCCTTGTTGCAACCTAA
- a CDS encoding DUF6439 family protein has protein sequence MPEPTQLTKINALSEFSTLELAQALAERLTITPNDWHRLKSNRKARACEQATAALVFLLKEQPEEALIRFQQASRWLDRSISAPPCPSHGDHGRSGN, from the coding sequence ATGCCTGAACCCACTCAACTGACCAAAATCAATGCGCTTAGTGAATTTAGTACTCTTGAACTCGCGCAGGCGCTTGCAGAGCGTCTGACTATCACGCCCAATGATTGGCACCGATTAAAATCTAATCGCAAAGCCAGAGCTTGTGAACAAGCTACTGCCGCCTTGGTATTCCTACTGAAGGAACAACCTGAAGAAGCTCTGATCCGATTCCAACAGGCGTCACGATGGCTAGATCGCTCAATCTCTGCGCCTCCATGCCCCTCTCATGGGGATCATGGTAGATCAGGGAATTAA
- a CDS encoding DUF2203 domain-containing protein, whose translation MPEDPLQRSPSGSDPNQPDTDADDFEQALSEVERDLQALKERYEQVQRDRQRKAELQHRREQIRHSPRQSSNRQALQAELKQIKEQLETIELNLESRLFSWGSLKEPFWQAVRFGGLGVVVGWILKSCAG comes from the coding sequence ATGCCTGAAGATCCCCTACAGCGCTCGCCTTCTGGTTCAGACCCAAACCAGCCGGATACCGATGCAGACGACTTTGAGCAGGCTTTGTCAGAAGTAGAGCGAGATCTGCAAGCTTTAAAGGAACGCTATGAGCAGGTACAGCGCGATCGCCAGCGGAAAGCCGAACTCCAGCATCGTCGAGAACAAATCAGGCACTCACCGCGCCAAAGTAGCAATAGGCAAGCGCTGCAAGCAGAATTAAAGCAAATTAAAGAGCAACTGGAAACAATAGAACTAAATTTAGAAAGCCGACTATTTTCTTGGGGCAGTCTCAAGGAACCCTTTTGGCAAGCTGTTCGCTTTGGAGGACTGGGTGTGGTTGTTGGTTGGATACTGAAGTCTTGTGCTGGCTAA